From a region of the Streptomyces sp. NBC_01244 genome:
- a CDS encoding TcmI family type II polyketide cyclase, giving the protein MHSTLIVARMAAASSADVAKLFSEFDATDMPQRMGTRRRQLFSYRGLYFHLQDFDEDNGGELIEQAKSDPRFVGISEDLKPFIEAYDPKTWRSPADAMAARFYNWEASA; this is encoded by the coding sequence ATGCACAGCACGTTGATTGTCGCCCGGATGGCAGCAGCCTCGTCCGCCGATGTGGCAAAACTGTTCTCCGAATTCGACGCGACGGACATGCCCCAGCGCATGGGAACGCGGCGCCGCCAGTTGTTCTCGTACCGGGGCCTGTACTTCCACCTCCAGGACTTCGACGAGGACAACGGAGGCGAGCTGATCGAGCAGGCGAAGAGCGACCCGCGCTTCGTCGGGATCAGCGAGGACCTCAAGCCCTTCATCGAGGCCTACGACCCCAAGACCTGGCGCTCACCGGCCGACGCGATGGCCGCACGCTTCTACAACTGGGAGGCGTCCGCGTGA
- a CDS encoding antibiotic biosynthesis monooxygenase family protein, producing MAFISLEDKHLTVLNLFTTDAPENQDRLVEEMTKIVDAATYEGWMNSTVHAGVDSLGTCNFIQWRSGEDLERRYEGEEFKHRTLPVFGEITTSIKLLQNEVAYTVTSDALAGKVEIGPHRDDYTVLGVFSVTDDGQDEAIDALGKGQEFLAEIPGFRSHVVLKGLRARGLDGKFVVSYAQWDSKESYEAYRDQASEQQSAAREKAQNRVSAVSAGDPYINTYTVVHSRSASE from the coding sequence ATGGCCTTCATCTCCCTCGAGGACAAGCACCTGACGGTCCTCAACCTCTTCACCACCGACGCGCCTGAGAATCAGGACCGCCTGGTCGAGGAGATGACGAAGATCGTCGACGCGGCGACGTACGAGGGCTGGATGAACAGCACCGTGCACGCGGGTGTCGACAGCCTGGGCACCTGCAACTTCATCCAGTGGCGCAGCGGCGAGGACCTGGAGCGGCGCTACGAGGGCGAGGAGTTCAAGCACCGCACCCTCCCCGTCTTCGGCGAGATCACCACCTCGATCAAGCTGCTCCAGAACGAGGTCGCCTACACGGTGACCTCGGACGCCCTCGCCGGCAAGGTCGAGATCGGCCCGCACCGCGACGACTACACCGTCCTCGGCGTCTTCTCCGTGACCGACGACGGCCAGGACGAGGCCATCGACGCCCTCGGCAAGGGCCAGGAGTTCCTGGCCGAGATCCCCGGCTTCCGCTCGCACGTGGTCCTCAAGGGCCTGCGCGCCCGCGGCCTGGACGGCAAGTTCGTCGTCTCCTACGCGCAGTGGGACAGCAAGGAGTCCTACGAGGCCTACCGCGACCAGGCCTCCGAGCAGCAGTCCGCCGCGCGCGAGAAGGCCCAGAACCGGGTCTCCGCCGTCTCCGCCGGTGACCCGTACATCAACACGTACACCGTGGTGCACTCCCGCTCCGCCAGCGAGTGA
- a CDS encoding nuclear transport factor 2 family protein, protein MTSTEILEESGTASLLVAGLLNRYLVSLDDEELDDAWAAELFAPDAVVAFPPMSRHEGTAGMAEFHRKALSAFAATQHLGSPAVVVLDGDRATLRANLISTQVHHPRHVPPQGVLARLFTTGTFVDGEALRTPAGWRLTLLSFRLLWADGTPPPAA, encoded by the coding sequence ATGACCTCCACCGAAATCCTCGAAGAATCCGGCACCGCAAGCCTTCTTGTGGCGGGCCTTTTGAACCGCTATCTGGTCTCCCTCGACGACGAAGAGCTCGACGACGCCTGGGCGGCGGAGCTGTTCGCCCCGGACGCGGTGGTGGCCTTCCCGCCGATGAGCCGGCACGAGGGCACCGCGGGCATGGCCGAGTTCCACCGCAAGGCCCTGTCGGCCTTCGCCGCCACCCAGCACCTGGGCTCCCCGGCCGTGGTCGTCCTGGACGGGGACCGGGCCACCCTGCGCGCCAACCTGATCTCCACGCAGGTGCACCACCCGCGCCACGTCCCGCCGCAGGGCGTGCTCGCGCGGCTGTTCACCACCGGCACCTTCGTCGACGGCGAGGCCCTGCGCACCCCCGCCGGGTGGCGGCTGACCCTGCTGTCCTTCCGCCTGCTGTGGGCGGACGGCACTCCCCCGCCGGCCGCGTAG
- a CDS encoding pyridoxamine 5'-phosphate oxidase family protein: MSLSKQRAGAPQVSSSVEAFLNDPEHVGVLTTVRPDGTLHTAPVRFTWDGTAGLVRVLTVASSRKARNLLTGPGGRVAICQVQGFAWVTLEGAGTVVREPGRVAEGVKRYARRYWSAPPNPPGRVVIEIEVDRVLTLNT; this comes from the coding sequence ATGTCGCTGTCGAAGCAGCGCGCCGGCGCACCGCAGGTCTCGTCCTCGGTCGAGGCGTTCCTCAACGACCCCGAGCACGTGGGCGTGCTCACCACCGTCAGGCCCGACGGGACCCTGCACACGGCGCCCGTACGGTTCACCTGGGACGGGACGGCCGGCCTGGTCCGGGTCCTGACCGTCGCCTCCTCGCGCAAGGCGCGCAACCTGCTGACCGGGCCCGGCGGCCGGGTGGCGATCTGCCAGGTGCAGGGCTTCGCCTGGGTCACGCTGGAAGGCGCCGGCACGGTGGTGCGCGAGCCCGGGCGGGTGGCCGAGGGAGTCAAGCGGTACGCCAGGCGGTACTGGTCGGCGCCGCCGAACCCGCCCGGCCGGGTGGTCATCGAGATCGAGGTCGACCGGGTGCTGACCCTCAACACCTGA
- a CDS encoding FAD-dependent monooxygenase, which yields MSTFDVDAIVVGAGPTGLMLAGELRLNGVSVIVLDKLAEPIKESRALGFSARTIEEFAQRGLIARFGEVGVIPFGHFGGVPLDYQVIEGGSYGARGIPQARTEGVLGGWARELGAEIRRGVEVTGLVQDDEGVTVTALGPDGGLTLRARHVVGCDGARSIVRKLAGIDFPGTEPTLELRFADVAGVQLRPRFSGERVPGGMVMVIPMGPDRSRVIYFDSAEPLRKGPGAITFDEVVASWQRLTGEDISGATPLWVSSTTDNSRQAAEYRRGRVFLAGDAAHIHLPIGAQGMSAGVQDAVNLGWKLALDIQGRAPEGLLDTYHAERHPVGARILTNTLAQRILYLGGEDITPMREVFAELVNNHESVRRHLVGMVTGLDIRHDVGAGDHPLLGRRLPDRELVVDGEKTSVFALLNAGRAVLLEIGGDHGLREAAAGWADRVEVVRADQPECDAPVDGILVRPDGYVAWLAPAGAGPEGFTDALTRWFGPAN from the coding sequence ATGAGCACCTTTGATGTAGATGCCATTGTTGTGGGAGCCGGTCCGACCGGACTCATGCTCGCGGGCGAATTGAGGCTCAATGGAGTCTCGGTGATAGTCCTTGACAAACTGGCCGAGCCGATCAAGGAATCCCGGGCGCTCGGCTTTTCTGCCCGGACCATCGAGGAATTCGCCCAGCGCGGCCTGATCGCCCGATTCGGAGAGGTCGGCGTCATTCCGTTCGGCCACTTCGGCGGCGTCCCGCTCGACTACCAGGTGATCGAAGGCGGCTCGTACGGCGCCCGCGGCATCCCGCAGGCCCGTACCGAGGGAGTCCTCGGCGGCTGGGCGCGCGAACTGGGCGCCGAGATCCGCCGCGGCGTCGAGGTCACCGGCCTGGTCCAGGACGACGAGGGCGTGACGGTCACCGCGCTCGGCCCGGACGGCGGCCTCACCCTGCGCGCCCGCCACGTGGTGGGCTGCGACGGCGCCCGCAGCATCGTGCGCAAGCTCGCCGGCATCGACTTCCCCGGCACCGAGCCGACCCTCGAGCTGCGCTTCGCGGACGTGGCCGGCGTACAGCTGCGCCCGCGCTTCAGCGGCGAGCGCGTCCCCGGCGGCATGGTGATGGTCATCCCCATGGGCCCGGACCGCAGCCGCGTCATCTACTTCGACAGCGCCGAGCCGCTGCGCAAGGGCCCCGGGGCGATCACCTTCGACGAGGTGGTCGCATCCTGGCAGCGCCTGACGGGCGAGGACATCAGCGGGGCCACGCCGCTGTGGGTCAGCTCCACCACCGACAACAGCCGCCAGGCCGCCGAGTACCGGCGCGGCAGGGTCTTCCTCGCCGGTGACGCCGCGCACATCCACCTGCCCATCGGCGCGCAGGGTATGAGCGCCGGCGTCCAGGACGCGGTGAACCTCGGCTGGAAGCTCGCCCTGGACATCCAGGGCCGGGCGCCCGAGGGCCTGCTCGACACCTACCACGCCGAGCGGCACCCGGTCGGTGCCCGGATCCTGACCAACACGCTCGCCCAGCGCATCCTCTACCTCGGCGGCGAGGACATCACCCCGATGCGCGAGGTCTTCGCCGAGCTGGTCAACAACCACGAATCGGTCCGCCGCCACCTCGTCGGCATGGTCACCGGCCTCGACATCCGCCACGACGTCGGCGCGGGCGACCACCCGCTGCTCGGCCGGCGCCTGCCCGACCGGGAGCTCGTCGTCGACGGCGAGAAGACCTCCGTCTTCGCGCTGCTGAACGCCGGACGCGCCGTGCTCCTCGAGATCGGCGGCGACCACGGCCTGCGCGAGGCGGCCGCCGGCTGGGCCGACCGCGTCGAAGTGGTCCGCGCCGACCAGCCCGAATGCGACGCCCCGGTGGACGGCATCCTCGTCCGCCCCGACGGCTACGTCGCCTGGCTCGCGCCCGCGGGCGCCGGCCCCGAAGGCTTCACCGACGCACTCACGCGCTGGTTCGGCCCCGCCAACTGA